AATCAATCTTATTTTGACCTGCAGATgatatacaacaaaaaaatctatGTGTACAATTTCTTTCATTGCAATTGACCTGTGAGGATCATTTTCTCACTTGTATATCATCCTTAGGTTAAATTAttcttagccctttaactcccaagatcttattgttaattctcccctccagcctgttacacatttccttgtaaattagttgtgagagcttgttatttttgttcttgtgtttGTGGTTGTATAGCCAATGCAGCTTGATGTAGTCAAATCCAACTATAGTTTTTCTTATTGTTCCCGCAGAAGTCAGCTTGAAAGGTGGTGTAGTGCATGTAGTGGCTCAATTTGAAGGCAGAACCCTGTATGATGTCAAACACAATGTCTGCAAAATAGAAGCTGCAACATTTGGTTGTCCAATGCATGAAGGTGAGTGAGTGCTTTATTCTCACCAGCAGTTAGGCTTTTGGGTAAATCTCAATGAACTCAGATCTCATTCCAGTTCATGCTTAGTGAATCACTTAAGCTCATTACAGCCTCTACTAATGTATTTTCTACAACAGCTTAAAGTGGAAGAGTTTAAATCAATCAGAGGAAATAAATCTTTAAAGATGACAAGTCTTTCCTGAAACCTCCGATTTCAGAAGGGAGGGTATTGAAGGGGAGGTTGAGAACAAGTAGATTAGTCAGTGGTCAAATCTTGAAGGATAATAACTGTTCCAGCCTTTCTCATTCCtgatctttgtttttatttgttatttcagGTCAGGAATTAAGTATTTATGAACCATTTAAACTACCAAGACACATTCCAAAGGTATATAAAATTCTCCTATTTTGCATTTTACAGGGCCACTACTCTTGACAAAgtcatttaacaagttttatcaataaaattataGGAAAAGAACAATGATTCCAATGGAATCAAAGGACAAAAGAATGCAAAGATTACTAGGAGTTTAGATTAAATTCATCACTCCTCTCAAGTAATCATATTTGTCAGTTCTGTGTAAATAAGTCAGTAACAGTAGTAGCCTGTTACAGGCATTAGTAAAACAGAGTGAACTAGTAAAGGGCACAAgagtacaaaaaaaatgagAGTTGGGTGGCACCAGAACAGTAGTTACACAATAAGTTTCCAGAAAGTTTTCTATTGATAATGTTTGGACTCACTTTTAAACAGACAGGCTATCAAAATTGAGACTTTTATCATACAAGGGATGTGGTTTGGgtgtaacaccaaattttcagaACTTACTAACAAGGAATAGAGAAAAGAAGAGCTAGCCTGCCTAGCTGGCATCAAGTGGCTTGTAGTGCTGGCATCAAGTGGCTTGTAGTGCTGGCATCAAGTGGCTTGTAGTGCTGGCATCAAGTGGCTTGTAGTGCTGGCATCAGTTACTTTGCATTTTTCAGGCCATGAAGGTAAGTGCAAGTCAAGTGCAAGTGGGGGAGCACAAAAAAAGAACTAGCTCTTTGCACTTGCCTCAGGATggaaaataatcataatatcTTTCCCCCTCTCAAGAGCTGTAGGTTCTAAAATCTTTGTGATTCAACTTGCTAATaaagtttctcttttctttcaggGTAACTACTTTGCAACTGCAAAGCTGATAAATGAGGATGGAATTTGCCTTGGCATGACAGAATCCAACATAAATCTATGAGATAAATTTAGTGTACAAATATAGAAAAATGAGGTTAAGTGTATCACTTAACAGCAGCTTGAGTTAGCTTCCACACAAACAGTATGAAAATGCACTTGTATTTCTAAACAAATTACAATTTGCTCATGGAATTATGTTAAGTGcattaaatttaataaattatctTAGAACATATTTAtcaacaatttcaaattaaGTGATGTCTGCACCCCAAGTATTATCCAATTAATATGCATTAAAAATGTCTGATTATTCAAAGACAAGAAATCACCTTTGAACAAAGGCCCATAGAGTCATTACCAATTCTTATCAATTATTTCTCATTACATCTCAATACAATATGAGATAATACTGTCCAATGTACTGATAGCTTTGATTAGTACAGTAGATGAAACTTATTTGTCTCACGatggagtcactttggatgttgattGCAATGTGTTGACTGTAacactgctagtcttcatcaggcggTGAGGTTGATTGTTTATGTGTTGTTATTTGTAGCACATTAGTTTGCTGCTGTTAAACCAACGTGCTACAAATAGTGAGACAAACAATCaacctcatcgcctgatgaagactatCAGTGTTGCAGTTGAAATGTCGTGATCAACATCCTTGGTGACTCCATCGTGACATGAATGAATAgagttcatctcctatcttacgCCACAATGAACAATAACCACACATTTTATTACATTTGATTAGCATGttaacaaaagacaaaagtaTAATTGAAGATCATGGAAAAGACAAAATTTGATGTGGATCAATtggattaattttctttttgtttcacttcatcatcattcattattaacaaaatgtttcttaCAGTCTTCCAgatgaaaagggaaaacaaattttgatagTCGAAAGAtacctttaattttgttttaaaattacattaatatttattttcagaaGCTGCTTTTTTTATGTAAGTGCTTtgtctgaaaaataaacagcAGAGTAAAATATTCCTCTTAAATTTAGATTTATTACTTGTCTATTATAAAATTGCTCggtgaaataaaattgttttaacatCTTTTTCAAGGATATTTCTTGCAGAGAACTTTAACTCACTTTTACAGGTCCACCTCAATGTAATTTAGTCCACAAACCATAATTGTCATCCACAAGTACTTGTTTTCACACCTTGAACAAATCAACCCTGCAAAAATTCCCCTTAAATTTGCAACAGTGTTACAATGGACAGCACCATTTAAAATCTTGTTCAACAACACAACCTCTTGCCTGTGATTTGACAAAGTTTGAGGAGTTCCACATAATTTTGGAGAGCGACTACTCagtattttcttggtgaaaattataGGTGCTTTATTTGATTATCACAGATACAAGGCTGGGGAGAAAGAGAAATTCCTACTAAAGAGTGAGCGAGGGTTCTAAGGAAGGAGTAAGGAGGTGTTAGGAGATAGAAATTCTTGCACTTCCCAAAACCCCACCATCAACACTAAAATCAAGTCAAACATGGCCAGTGGAGTAAACAATTGCAAGCCCTAATATGaagcctgcactgcaggctgaCTCTGAAGTTTAACTTTTTCCATTGCTCAAACCCCAATGGTGAGAAAACAGAAACTTGTGGAATAAACACAATGAAACTGAGAACAAATCTGGTAGGAAGTTTGGTGGAAAGCTAACACTCACAACAACTAGAATAAAACTCCTGTGCCCTCACCCCCCAAGTCAAAAGCCCCCCTGAATAAAAAAACCCATCCCACCCCCTTGGCATTAATGTTGATGAAAGGAACAGTGgaaatttttgtctaaaaaTACTTTAATTGATGTGTTTCTGACAATTAATGAATATGGCACTAGGTATGTAAAGAGTCAGAGTGCATAATTAGAAACATAATAGCCAATGAGTTACACCTTTAAACCctaagtgaccagcatctaatttctccttacagtatcatccctgaatcatcTATTAAGATCATGAGTAACGCAAATGATTGCCAATATAacctttgattgttaaacaaattctccttttgaacaaaggaaatgtgtagagaagaGTAAGGAGATCATGGATACTGATgtaagagtgtaaagggtttatGACTGACTACAAAATATTACACTTTTATTGACACCATCACAGAGGATGTTGCAGTCCTTGGGTAATTGGCATGTTCAGAATATGTAAAGATCTCTGTTCTAAAATAGGAATGCTTTAGTTTCAGTATGTCACAGAATTTGGAAATGAAATAGTTACCATGACATtaaaaactataataataattatcttGAATACTACATGTACCTCAGCACTACTGGCAGTTCAAATCTAAATACAAATATGGAACACATTATCTTATTGGCAGAAAGCCAATCATGTTACCAACAAGGGCAAACTAtttgttatttccattttaCAATTAATTAACTCAAGCATAAAATCACATCTAAGAGAAAGCTTGAAAAATACTTCAATACTACATTTTATCCCAAGATAGTACAGAGTAAGTCagctgaaaattaattttcacaatTACTATTTTagtgttcttttaaaaaatcagttacaggTAAATACTAGTAATCATTCTACAAGACAATATGTCAATATGTTAATAGGGGCAAATGATACAACAAATCTCCCCATGCCCACAGAAAATTTAAGATACATTTGttataatttcattcaaaaatcCTCTATTATCAACTAATTGCAGCAAAAAAGCCTACAATGCACTAACCACCTTTCCATCCAAAGGGTCCACTGTTCTTAAAAATATCTTCATCAATAATGAAAGAAACCAAACTATTCCTCAGATAAATGATACATTTTGAATCATCaataatttcaaagaaaaaaccctAAAACCTACAATCTACATTATTAATCACTTACAACTAAATGAAGCTACCAGCACAGCAACACGATAAAAATATCATCTCAATATATTCCTATAACTTCAGAAAACTGTGGAAATCATTAAGGAGAAATACCTCCAATTGATCACTCTCAGAAAAGACACCACTTCACAGTACCACAGCTTAATACAGAAAAATTCCAAGAGTAATTATTGATGTTCTCAAATAGCCATTTTTGTACTTGTTCCAGATTACACTTTAGAACTTAATGAGAGTGAGTTAGCCTAAGTTTAGCAATTCGCATTATCTTTGGATACAACAGTACTAAAAAACAGTCaatgttattaatatttctaTAGCCTTTAAAAAATACTGCAGTTTCACTAGCTCAAAGTGGACCcagtaattaaaaatttgagcAAGGATTTATACTTCCCCAAAGACTGATGAATACAATAGCAATAAAATTAATCAAGCTCAAGGTAATATTCTTGAAGCCAACAAGAACTACAGCAGAACACTGATTTAGTCTAAaggacataaaaaaaacataccactCTCATGAAGCTCAATGAAGACAACATCTTTTTTCacacaaaatcaaatttacttaAAGGTAACAGCTGAAAATGGCATGTTTttccaattgttaaataaaccatataaaactaaaagataaaCAGCTATAGTTTAAAAGTTATTActatcttaaccctttcacacccaatatgtcaataaaaattctcctcactatctgccatacatttctcattaagtttgttctgagaatttagtgttggatcaaatgataatcccctacttgatatttttatattttctcatcacttggctgcttgatattgtgctgatactgtaaggagaaataaagTCTTGGTctctcctgggagtgaaagggttgatacAAATCCCTAAATTATGAGATCTGACCATGGTACTTATATTCTGCAGATACATCTTGCAAAAGTGGGGAGTGCAATGTGGCATATAACAATAACATTACTACAAAAGAGTAGTGGATTGTAATGGAAAGCCACTACTCCAGAACCACAGGATCAACTGAACCATCAAGTAGAGAAGTGTAAAGTTTATATCCCATACCACACAACTCAAGCAAAAAGTCCAAGGCGAGTTGTTTTTGCTGAAAGGAAGGTGTGCATAACGAAAACCACAGGTTTTGGACAGCCATGCAGATCAAGTTCTAAATCTAACtcctgaaaataaagaaaaaaaagtggaaatacATTCTCATCTTATTAAGACAGTCCTTACAAAACAGATGTGGCCCTGAAGGTAAGCAAGGTTGTCAATATAGGTAAAGgttgtgaaaaacaaaacaatacctGATCAGACTCATCTGCTCCAAACTCTAGCCACAACATTCTCTGTCCATCATCTGCTGAGCGCTTTAGCTTCTCAAATGGGAAATACCATAAGACCTGAGACCGATCATTGCCCTCATTAACGCGTGCATGTGTGAGGGTGAACCCATTTTCAAAGTGCACAGTTAAACGTGCCTCTTGATCTCTCCAAGTCAcagctgaaagaaaaaattaaacttaatcaccttaaaattaaacttaatcaccacaaaagaaaaatagctttaaaattgTGTGCCCCCACTTCTCTGTAAGAGAAATCTGACATAACACAAACATGAAGGCttcaaaattattaatttaagccttcaactcccatgagtgaccaagacagaatttctccttacaataccaataaaatatcaaccagataagtcatgagaataaagaaaaatatcaatttggggataattagttgatccagtattAAATTTTCTGaggtaacatcataagaattatatggttggcagtaaggagaaaGACAAATCTGATcagggagttaaaaggttaaataacagaaaagatGTGGGTATTTGCTAGAGAAACCCTGTCCCCTTGCTAGTGTGATTTTCAGCCTAGCAAATCATTTTGCTCTTATAAATGGCTTGGCTATTGGCCAAAATACCTTCCTTTTGAAAAACCACTTCCATTGATACAACAGCGGAGCTCATTCTTATTGTTTCTGAGTTTAGAATAACTCTccaacatgaaaaataaatcacagttttattattttaaaatcataaacTTCTCCTCTCCACCCTATTTTTAACTCAACTAACATCTTTCTAAACACATTAAAATTTCCCTGTGTTGCACTCATTTTCATAACATGCATGTAACTTACCacagtttatttctttgatcAAGGCTGCAGCATCATGAGATCCTTGAACCAGGCTCCGTGACCAGTTTGCCAATTCTCTTGGTGTTTCCACTCTAAACATGTGTGCCTCTACTCCTTTTCTAGTTCCAGTTCGTGTTCCGAAtgtcatttcttcattttgaatgtGGTTACTACCTTGTCCTGAATGAACAAGTCTGCAAACCAATATGAAACAAGATGACTCATCAGTAGTTTTCATGCCTTAGGGTTGTTGCTAAACACCAGCTTCTCATAAAATTTTCAGGCTGAGAAATAGTTGATGACCAGCTGGATTTTGGCTGATGATTACCTGATCAACGTAAGCAGATGATATTTAGGTGGTGCATACACAATGGTTTGATATCAAAACCTATATTCTCATTGAAAAGGTTTCAATAAGCCCCTAGCCATCTTGAGTACCAGTGCAACAATAACAAATACAAGTACTTAAAACAAAATCCCAGTTTGAGCAAGTGTTTGACCTGTCCTCTTTCCATGTTATTTGTTTGCCATCTTGTTAATATAAAGCTTGGTAGCCTTGTGCAAAGGGGGTTGTAAAAGATtgggaaaaaagtttttgtcgCCAGATTTCCCTTTGCACTGATACGTTTGATCTTAACTGGCATAATATTTGCTCAGCCACCACCTCTGATGCAAAATTACATCTGTGTCAAATAGTTAGTAACATCATTCCCACAATGGTCAGCATTAAGCTACcacaaaatttatatttcaaagcaaataaaGACCTGTGATTTTAAGTCAAAAGATAACATTTTGGGTTTTATTTTGTGGATGCAATCTGACTCTTACATGCCCTGGACAATTacaaagaggaaacaaaaaccaaaattcaTAAAACTTCAGAAGCCATCTGGAGCATTACTTAACACATTAAAATTGTACCCACCTTGTAGCTAAGAGTGGATGGCTCATAACTGGTGCACTCCAATCCTCACGTGACCAAGGAGCAGCCATATACAACAACATGTCTTTTTCTGTTAAAGCAACAAACACAGGCTTCCATTCTGTGTGGGAGCTATCGCCACCAAGATGAACTTGTTCACTAAGCCAACCCATAGCTCGGACTTCACGATATCCTGCATTGGAACTGAGCATGTCATTCACTTCCTCAATGGCTATATAAAATACAAAGAAGGAAATGTAAGACCAACTGATTTagaaaacaatataaaattGATTTGTAGCACTTTTGCTAACTCTAATACCACAAAACATTAGAGACTTTCACCACAGACGTTCTAACACATCTTCAACTGAGAAATAATtggcttaacccttaaactcccacaagtgattagCACATAATTTCTCTCCATactatccatacattatctagcatataggcaatgagaatactcaaacttatctggtagaagttgttatcttgaacTAATATCATATTCTTGTGACAAATTTACACTGCAATTCGTCACAGCTAAGGAGTGAATTAACAATTAGACTCGGGGTCAAAGGGTTAGGAATGAGTAAGTACTCTCAATTTCTGAGCCCATAAGGTTTGGAATTCAGGGAAACTAAATCTGTCAAACAAGCaatgaaataagtaaataacTCTCCTTGATACAGGTCACATATAAGTTGAAATTCTAGGAATTTCATGTTAAGTTAAACAAATCTTCCCCTATTGATATCATTTcttctcataacttgtctacCTGAGAATGTAAGaacattgtgaggagaagttacAGATTGGTCATTCCTGATGGTAACAGGgttcattttgaaaaacagggcctagttattaattattctggAGAAAAAAGtcgaagaaatatttttaaaaaaacagctGTTACCTTCTCATGAGTTACTTTGCAATAGAGAAACATAAAGAACCACCCTAAAACCCAGCCCAGACAAGAATGATTTAAATACCATTATTAGAATTTTCACATCTATTTTTCATACACTGTATGTATCGGTAACAAGCGCTACATATGTATCTATGACTATCTGTGGATTTGAAAAAAGATGcgtttgttatttttataaattacaCTTTAAATCTCCTAGAGCTTTTTTGGCAATTGGCCACAAATGTCACATagtggaaaaaattattccCAACCTCGGTCGAGTCGGTTTAtctaaatttgcaaaataagaaaattcattttctgGTCGATCGAACTTGAATTAAACTTAAACTTACGACGAGTAACTAAAAAGAGTGGCAATGTATTTTTAATGTGTTTTGCAATCTACGCGAATTCGGGCGCGATTTGCTTCCAATTCAATATAACgccattaaaatttcaaactttcagtTACAACAAACTGCCTGAAAAAAGCGCTGTCTTTACAATCCATTCGTGTTCCGTAAACATGCCAttttaaatgacaaaaatgttttgactGTTTACGACCATTGAAAATTTATACATGATTCAAACAATAGCGACAAGCCGTGAACAATACGGACCACTTCGAACTGCCggtaatgaaaatttcaactaTCCAGACAGCTGTTCGCTGGATTATTATTCAAATACCAGAAGGAAATACTTGAAGTTGTAGAATGGGAACGAAACACTCAAGTACTTTCGAAATAGACACTAAAAATCATATAAACGTTGCACTTTAAACCGAAGTATTAAAATTTCGCATCTTTATCTTCTTCACGTGACAACCACAACTTGATTTACTATGAAAGAATGAAGATATGAAATATGAATTCGATAGCTTGAATAaatgttctttatttttgtctaaatcTGTGCATTAGTTCATTCACCCCGCCTGGAGTCGATAATTGCAGTGTTAAGTACCAAATCGGGCGAAGAAATAGAGACCATTGCTGAAAAACTTCTGATATTTTGCGCGAAAGGACACGCAACAATTGACGAAGAAGCAAAATGACATGATACGCATACCTGGTGCAATGAGCCGTGTTATATTTGTGTGGATGTCCGTGAACCATTGACTCGCCGACGAGGTGTCTTTCCCTCGCAGAATGCAGGCAGATCTGGCGTCCGGATTGTAAAGTTCGAAAGTTCTACCGTGATTTTCTATCTTGGGCGAAACATACTTTGTGACGAAGCATAGCTTGAGAGGAATTTTCTTTACTTCGACacaatttggtttgttttccgGAGCTGCTTGTCCTTCGCCGTTCACGCTCGCATTTGCAACAGCATTAGCGTTCAGTTCCGCCGTACGATGAAAGTAAGGTGTAACTTCTTTCACATATTTCACAGTCAAATCGACCTCCTTCCCTGCACGTTTCAGCGCCCTTACAGCTTCGTCGTGGGTAGCATTTCGGAGGTCTTCTCCATTTACCGCCAAAATCGCGTCTCCTATGTATAAACTTTCCGTTTGATCCGCAGCTAATCCTTTGAAAATCTTCGAAATAAGTATAGGCATCTTGTTTTCCTTGCCACCTTTGATACTAATTCCTAAGCCGCCGACTTCTTGCTTTATGACTCGCACAGTTCGGATTTGATCCGCTATGGTTTGCGGTGGTTCTACATGGTCGTTTGCTTCTGGTGAACGGGGAGGGGAGCTCGGTGAAGGCGGCTGGCCATTAACTACAGGGTTATCTTCCACATTCAGAGTCAAAACATCGTCATCAAGTGTAGCCAACACTCGTTTCCATCCATCTTTGGTGAAAATTTCTAGCATTCCCGAGCGCGAAGTGGCCGCCATGTTTGGGCCTCACGTTACCCTTATGCTTGCCCTCGGACGTGTTGAGCGAAGAGTCTGGTAATGAGTCGCATGATATCGAAATCTGAAAAGAATCATGGATGGTGTtcgtaaagaaataaagagataaataaatatcaaaaaaGGCTTGTTTAAAGACCTTCGCGAGAGTGTGAGCGAAAGAACGAATAATCCAATTCATCTCAATAGATTCTTTTGAGTGCCTCTCATGTTTACAGCAAATAtacatattcatttattttaatacaaaaatatGCCCTTTATGTGCACGATGCCTCAAGGTATTCTT
This region of Pocillopora verrucosa isolate sample1 chromosome 3, ASM3666991v2, whole genome shotgun sequence genomic DNA includes:
- the LOC131772343 gene encoding beta-2-syntrophin-like; this encodes MAATSRSGMLEIFTKDGWKRVLATLDDDVLTLNVEDNPVVNGQPPSPSSPPRSPEANDHVEPPQTIADQIRTVRVIKQEVGGLGISIKGGKENKMPILISKIFKGLAADQTESLYIGDAILAVNGEDLRNATHDEAVRALKRAGKEVDLTVKYVKEVTPYFHRTAELNANAVANASVNGEGQAAPENKPNCVEVKKIPLKLCFVTKYVSPKIENHGRTFELYNPDARSACILRGKDTSSASQWFTDIHTNITRLIAPAIEEVNDMLSSNAGYREVRAMGWLSEQVHLGGDSSHTEWKPVFVALTEKDMLLYMAAPWSREDWSAPVMSHPLLATRLVHSGQGSNHIQNEEMTFGTRTGTRKGVEAHMFRVETPRELANWSRSLVQGSHDAAALIKEINCAVTWRDQEARLTVHFENGFTLTHARVNEGNDRSQVLWYFPFEKLKRSADDGQRMLWLEFGADESDQELDLELDLHGCPKPVVFVMHTFLSAKTTRLGLFA